Proteins encoded within one genomic window of Granulicella pectinivorans:
- a CDS encoding ribonucleotide-diphosphate reductase subunit beta: protein MLSWTDTADSVETTAAPIGGRVRVDDKAMINCRADVNQLLPLKYRWAWEKYLAGCNNHWMPTEISMQADIALWKSPNGLTEDERRAIKRNLGFFAASESLVANNIVLAIYRHLTNPECRQYLLRQAFEEAVHTHTFQYIVESLGLDEGELFNMYREVPSITGKAAWAIQYTQHLSDPLFETGTTTSDQAFLRDLIAFYVVFEGMWFYTGFAQILSLGRRNKMVGIAEQYQYILRDESIHLNFGIDVINQIKNENPHLWTAAFQAEVSGMIRSAAELEAAYGRDTMPNGFLGLSAGLCEEYMHFIANRRCGQIGLTAVFAPTENPFPWMSEAMDLKKEKNFFETRVIEYQNGGSLGWD, encoded by the coding sequence ATGCTGAGCTGGACCGATACCGCCGATTCTGTTGAGACAACCGCCGCACCGATTGGGGGCCGTGTTCGCGTCGACGACAAAGCCATGATCAACTGCCGCGCCGATGTGAACCAGCTTCTTCCGCTGAAGTACCGATGGGCGTGGGAGAAGTATCTTGCAGGGTGCAACAACCACTGGATGCCGACCGAGATCTCCATGCAGGCCGACATTGCGTTATGGAAGAGCCCGAACGGACTGACCGAGGACGAGCGGAGAGCGATCAAGCGGAATCTTGGGTTTTTCGCGGCTTCGGAGTCGCTGGTGGCGAATAACATCGTGCTTGCGATCTACCGTCACCTGACCAACCCGGAGTGCAGGCAATACCTTTTGCGGCAGGCTTTCGAGGAGGCGGTGCATACGCATACGTTTCAGTACATCGTCGAGTCGCTGGGGCTGGACGAGGGTGAGCTGTTCAACATGTACCGGGAGGTTCCATCGATTACGGGGAAGGCGGCCTGGGCGATCCAATACACGCAGCACCTGAGCGATCCGTTGTTCGAGACGGGCACCACTACTTCGGACCAGGCATTTCTGCGCGATCTGATCGCGTTCTACGTGGTGTTCGAAGGGATGTGGTTCTATACGGGCTTTGCGCAGATTCTTTCTCTGGGACGAAGGAACAAGATGGTTGGAATCGCGGAGCAGTACCAATACATTCTGCGCGATGAGTCCATCCACCTGAACTTCGGGATCGACGTGATCAACCAGATCAAGAATGAGAATCCGCACCTGTGGACCGCAGCCTTCCAGGCAGAGGTAAGCGGGATGATCCGCTCGGCGGCGGAGCTAGAGGCGGCTTACGGCCGCGACACGATGCCGAACGGCTTTTTGGGATTGAGCGCAGGGCTGTGCGAGGAGTACATGCACTTTATCGCGAATCGCCGGTGCGGCCAGATTGGGCTGACGGCGGTGTTTGCGCCGACGGAGAATCCTTTTCCGTGGATGTCGGAGGCAATGGACTTGAAGAAGGAGAAGAACTTCTTCGAGACGCGGGTGATCGAGTACCAAAACGGCGGATCGCTGGGATGGGACTGA
- the uvrA gene encoding excinuclease ABC subunit UvrA → MIEEIAEPATSRVSAIDHITIRGARTHNLKGIDVDIPHNALTVVSGVSGSGKSSLAFDTVYAEGQRRYVESLSAYARQFLERIEKPDVDHMDGLAPAIAIKQKNTTRNPRSTVATATEIYDYLRLLYARCGTVTCLHCGGIVKRDSVDEIVASLLALPEGTRTYALFPIVRAEIKLEPMQAPSVEEAPAPKPAKKTATKKAAAPITNIAALTLTETLKERLLELRRRGYNRLYQPIECQPGNIVEFSTPESLLELNFDLPIFVLADRLSISPEGRSRIVDAIETGYRESGEIQFHTVPRDSEASVRLRFSAAFECTTCHRAYREPEPRLFSFNNPFGACPRCQGFGNTIDFDPNLILPDKSKSLDHDAIAPWASGKYRPFHGELKRAAKAAGIPTYVPWYDLTPAQQEFIYEGKGSWPGVRGFFNELERKKYKLHVRVFLSKYRGYASCPDCRGTRLRAEARAVLLQGKNITEVTSLTITAASEFFNSLQLSPAETEIAGKILEEVRQRTHFLHQVGLDYLTLDRLASTLSGGEAQRIQLATSLGSRLVGALYVLDEPSIGLHTRDTAKLIHIMEELRDLGNTILVVEHDPDVIRAADYLLDLGPGAGELGGKLLAAGTVAEVTANPNSITGKYLSGRLTIPVPKHRREPGREHLKLTGARIHNLRGVDLDIPLGLLCCVTGVSGSGKSTIVHQVLYRALQQALGQGDGAGDPSHLYRELSGTQHLNEVILVDQSPIGRTPRSNPVTYIKAFDDIRALFAAQPDAKRKNLAAGSFSFNVPGGRCDVCEGDGTVTVEMQFLADIELPCEECNGTRYKATVLDVKYRNKSIHDVLNMTVKEAIVYFAGHARIVDKLSVLDEVGLSYVRLGQSATTLSGGEAQRVKLASHLATARSIQNRGGSTANEAAKKAASRTLYILDEPTTGLHFDDVAKLLASFRKLIDGGGSLLVIEHNLDVIKSADWVIDMGPEGGSGGGQVVAAGTPEEIAANPASHTGHWLAPVLGLKAPKRS, encoded by the coding sequence ATGATTGAAGAAATAGCAGAACCAGCAACCTCCCGCGTCTCCGCGATCGATCACATCACCATCCGCGGAGCCCGCACCCACAATCTCAAGGGCATCGACGTCGACATCCCGCACAACGCCCTCACGGTCGTCTCCGGCGTCTCCGGCTCGGGCAAATCCTCGCTCGCCTTCGACACCGTCTATGCCGAGGGCCAGCGCCGTTACGTCGAATCACTCTCCGCCTACGCCCGCCAGTTCCTCGAGCGCATCGAGAAGCCCGACGTCGACCACATGGACGGCCTCGCCCCCGCCATCGCCATCAAGCAGAAAAACACCACCCGCAACCCCCGCTCCACCGTCGCCACCGCCACCGAAATCTACGACTACCTCCGCCTCCTCTACGCTCGCTGCGGCACCGTCACCTGCCTCCACTGCGGAGGCATCGTCAAACGCGACTCCGTCGACGAGATCGTAGCCTCGCTCCTGGCCCTGCCAGAAGGCACACGCACCTACGCTCTCTTCCCCATCGTCCGCGCCGAGATCAAGCTGGAGCCCATGCAGGCCCCCTCGGTCGAGGAGGCCCCGGCTCCCAAACCCGCAAAAAAGACCGCCACCAAAAAAGCAGCCGCTCCCATCACCAACATCGCCGCCCTCACCCTTACCGAAACCCTCAAAGAGCGCCTCCTCGAACTCCGTCGCCGAGGCTACAACCGCCTCTACCAGCCCATCGAATGCCAACCCGGCAACATCGTCGAATTCTCCACCCCCGAGAGCCTCCTCGAACTCAACTTCGATCTCCCCATCTTCGTCCTCGCCGACCGCCTCTCCATCTCCCCTGAAGGCCGCTCCCGCATCGTGGACGCCATCGAGACCGGCTACCGCGAGTCCGGCGAGATCCAGTTCCACACTGTTCCCCGTGACTCCGAAGCCTCGGTGAGACTCCGCTTCTCTGCCGCCTTCGAGTGCACCACCTGCCACCGTGCCTACCGCGAGCCCGAACCGCGCCTGTTCTCCTTCAACAACCCCTTCGGCGCCTGCCCCCGCTGCCAGGGATTCGGCAACACCATCGACTTCGACCCCAACCTCATCCTGCCCGACAAGTCCAAGTCCCTCGATCACGACGCCATCGCCCCCTGGGCCTCGGGCAAGTACAGGCCCTTCCACGGCGAGTTGAAGCGCGCCGCCAAGGCTGCCGGCATCCCCACCTACGTCCCCTGGTACGACCTCACGCCCGCCCAGCAGGAGTTCATTTACGAAGGCAAAGGCTCATGGCCCGGCGTACGCGGCTTCTTCAACGAGCTCGAACGCAAGAAATACAAGCTCCACGTCCGCGTCTTCCTCTCGAAGTACCGCGGATACGCAAGCTGCCCCGACTGCCGCGGCACCCGCCTCCGAGCTGAAGCCCGCGCGGTCCTGCTGCAAGGCAAAAACATCACCGAGGTCACAAGCCTCACCATCACTGCGGCCAGCGAGTTCTTCAACTCGCTCCAGCTCTCGCCCGCCGAGACCGAGATCGCCGGCAAGATCCTCGAAGAGGTCCGTCAGCGGACCCACTTCCTCCACCAGGTCGGCCTCGACTACCTCACGCTCGACCGCCTCGCCAGCACCCTCTCCGGCGGCGAAGCCCAGCGCATCCAGCTCGCCACATCGCTTGGCTCCCGGCTCGTAGGAGCCCTCTACGTCCTCGACGAACCGAGCATCGGCCTCCACACCCGCGACACCGCCAAGCTCATCCACATCATGGAGGAGCTCCGCGACCTCGGCAACACCATACTCGTCGTCGAGCACGACCCCGATGTCATCCGCGCCGCCGACTATCTCCTCGACCTCGGCCCCGGAGCCGGTGAACTCGGCGGCAAGCTCCTCGCCGCAGGCACGGTCGCCGAAGTCACCGCAAACCCCAACTCCATCACCGGCAAATACCTCTCCGGCCGCCTCACCATCCCCGTCCCCAAACACCGCCGCGAGCCCGGCCGCGAGCACCTCAAGCTCACCGGAGCCCGCATCCACAACCTGCGCGGCGTCGACCTCGACATACCCCTCGGCCTGCTCTGCTGCGTCACCGGCGTCTCCGGCTCGGGCAAGTCCACCATCGTCCACCAGGTCCTCTACCGCGCTCTCCAGCAAGCCCTCGGTCAAGGCGACGGAGCCGGCGACCCCAGCCATCTCTATCGCGAACTCTCCGGCACGCAGCACCTCAACGAAGTCATCCTCGTCGACCAGTCCCCCATCGGCCGCACACCCCGCTCCAACCCCGTCACCTACATCAAGGCCTTCGACGACATCCGCGCCCTCTTCGCCGCGCAGCCCGACGCCAAGCGCAAGAACCTCGCCGCCGGAAGCTTCTCGTTCAACGTCCCCGGAGGCCGCTGCGACGTCTGCGAAGGCGACGGCACCGTCACCGTTGAAATGCAGTTTCTCGCGGACATCGAGCTGCCCTGCGAAGAATGTAACGGAACGCGTTACAAAGCCACGGTCCTCGACGTGAAGTACCGCAACAAGAGTATCCACGATGTTCTCAATATGACTGTCAAGGAGGCCATCGTCTACTTTGCCGGGCATGCCAGGATCGTCGACAAGCTGTCCGTTCTCGACGAAGTGGGCCTCAGCTACGTACGCCTCGGCCAGTCCGCAACCACCCTTTCTGGCGGCGAAGCCCAACGCGTAAAACTGGCTTCACATCTGGCCACCGCACGCAGCATCCAGAACCGTGGCGGGTCCACCGCCAACGAGGCCGCCAAGAAGGCCGCATCGCGCACGCTTTATATCCTCGACGAACCCACCACCGGACTTCACTTCGACGATGTCGCCAAGCTCCTCGCGTCATTCCGCAAGCTCATCGACGGAGGCGGCTCACTCCTCGTCATTGAGCACAATCTCGACGTCATCAAGTCCGCCGACTGGGTCATCGACATGGGCCCCGAAGGCGGCAGCGGAGGCGGCCAGGTCGTAGCCGCCGGCACCCCCGAAGAGATCGCCGCCAACCCCGCCAGTCACACAGGTCACTGGCTCGCCCCTGTTCTCGGACTCAAAGCACCAAAGAGAAGCTGA
- a CDS encoding tetratricopeptide repeat protein translates to MPKKILFAATLFAASALPSLAQLPAGTTDAAQTIAPDANSAVRTQANEALEKGDYRGAIKLLLILTDRGPNDRQDPQLLYNLAYAQDAIDQVSNAEANYRRAIQADPNMLEARVSLGLLLARAGRPEDAHTELLAAANLPNGDAPVKARALRALARLDLASNPEAAREELLAALKLTPETSDDTLMAAELAERAKDPAAAEKEYRRVLVNTPNDPDATSALAGIVAKNNPTEAASLLNAALTANPGNPALSAQLAVLYANQDKYDQAIPLIEPLHAAHPDDLNIDLLLAHLYSQSGAFAQADPLYISVLDARPSARLRDDRAANLIKLRRYAEAETLLKQAVAKPDAFPTKEDYGQATAHLAFAASNNNDPQEVLRALSLRATVLPQSPSSLFLAATAHDKLHEVKLAVDLYNQFLAAAKGKFPDEEFEARHRLVTLAHMR, encoded by the coding sequence ATGCCTAAGAAAATCCTCTTCGCCGCTACCCTGTTCGCCGCATCCGCCCTGCCCTCGCTTGCCCAGCTCCCTGCCGGCACCACGGATGCAGCCCAGACCATCGCTCCCGACGCCAACTCAGCCGTGCGCACGCAGGCCAACGAGGCCCTCGAAAAGGGCGATTACCGGGGTGCCATCAAGCTTCTGCTTATCCTCACCGACCGCGGACCCAACGATCGCCAGGATCCGCAACTCCTTTACAACCTTGCCTACGCACAGGACGCCATCGACCAGGTCTCGAACGCCGAGGCAAACTACCGCCGCGCCATCCAAGCCGACCCCAATATGCTCGAGGCCCGCGTGAGCCTCGGCCTCCTCCTCGCCCGCGCCGGCCGCCCCGAAGACGCCCATACCGAACTCCTCGCGGCCGCGAACCTCCCCAACGGCGACGCCCCCGTCAAGGCCCGCGCCCTCCGCGCCCTTGCCCGCCTCGACCTCGCATCAAACCCGGAGGCCGCGCGCGAAGAACTTCTCGCTGCCCTCAAGCTCACTCCGGAAACCTCGGATGACACCCTCATGGCCGCCGAGCTCGCCGAGCGTGCCAAGGACCCCGCCGCAGCCGAAAAAGAGTATCGTCGCGTCCTCGTCAACACCCCCAACGATCCCGACGCCACCTCAGCCTTGGCTGGCATCGTGGCAAAAAACAACCCCACCGAGGCTGCATCCCTGCTGAACGCCGCCCTCACCGCCAACCCCGGCAACCCCGCCCTTTCCGCACAGCTCGCCGTCCTTTATGCCAATCAGGACAAGTACGACCAAGCCATCCCCCTCATCGAGCCCCTCCACGCAGCGCACCCTGACGACCTCAACATCGACCTCCTCCTCGCGCATCTTTACTCGCAGTCGGGCGCCTTTGCCCAGGCCGATCCGCTCTATATCTCCGTCCTCGACGCCCGCCCCTCCGCGCGCCTTCGCGACGACCGTGCCGCGAACCTCATCAAGCTGCGCCGCTACGCCGAGGCCGAAACCCTCCTGAAGCAGGCCGTCGCGAAGCCCGATGCATTTCCCACCAAGGAAGACTACGGCCAGGCCACAGCCCATCTCGCCTTCGCCGCCTCCAACAACAACGACCCCCAGGAGGTCTTGCGCGCCCTATCGCTGCGTGCCACAGTCCTGCCCCAGTCTCCGTCCAGCCTCTTCCTCGCCGCGACTGCACACGACAAGCTGCATGAGGTAAAGCTCGCAGTCGATCTTTACAACCAGTTCCTCGCAGCGGCCAAAGGCAAGTTTCCCGACGAAGAATTTGAGGCACGTCACCGTTTAGTGACTTTGGCGCACATGCGATGA
- the lspA gene encoding signal peptidase II, whose translation MSLTTQYDRTIETRTRDARPILFGITVLIILLDRWSKLWIMHNIIGGYGRVIIPNFFRLDHVYNTGAAFSIFADSMSPDAVRRSLIGFSIFAIVIVLVMLWRTGRIFNASGVALALILGGAIGNVYDRIAYLHVVDFLEFHIKTHFWPSFNIADSAIVTGACLLLLEILRPQPKDAE comes from the coding sequence ATGTCACTCACGACCCAGTACGACCGAACCATCGAAACCCGCACCCGTGATGCCCGCCCCATCCTCTTCGGCATCACGGTGCTCATCATCCTCCTCGACCGCTGGTCCAAGCTCTGGATCATGCACAACATCATCGGCGGATACGGCCGCGTGATCATCCCGAACTTCTTCCGGCTCGACCACGTCTACAACACCGGCGCGGCCTTCTCCATCTTCGCCGACTCCATGTCGCCCGACGCCGTACGCCGCTCGCTCATCGGCTTCTCCATCTTCGCCATCGTCATCGTGCTGGTGATGCTCTGGCGGACTGGCCGCATCTTCAACGCCTCCGGCGTAGCTCTCGCCCTCATCCTCGGCGGAGCCATCGGAAACGTCTACGACCGCATTGCCTACCTGCACGTCGTCGACTTCCTCGAGTTCCACATCAAGACCCACTTCTGGCCCAGCTTCAACATCGCCGACTCCGCCATCGTCACCGGAGCCTGCCTGCTGTTGCTCGAAATCCTCCGCCCCCAACCCAAAGACGCCGAGTAG
- a CDS encoding M48 family peptidase yields the protein MPEALIRIFEEQYRELRPRAPIPPLDVRFRRFTSLNTTIRLREGRLHVRLSDLLEHAPETVHHAIAHILLAKLYKKPIAASHADRYRRHVSSEAMTKQAEHIRQTRGRKRITQPEGHYYDLNEVFESLNTRFFHGLLGRPTLTWSAHHARRMLGHYDAAHNTIVVSRVFDRPDTPRCAIEYLLYHEMLHLKHPVRVKAGRRCVHSKAFQAEERLFPELEEAKAYLKLL from the coding sequence GTGCCTGAAGCCTTAATTCGCATCTTCGAAGAGCAATACCGCGAGCTCCGCCCCCGAGCCCCCATCCCTCCGCTCGACGTACGCTTCCGCCGCTTCACCTCCCTGAACACCACCATCCGCCTGCGCGAAGGACGTCTGCACGTTCGTCTGTCGGACCTCCTCGAACACGCCCCCGAGACCGTTCACCACGCCATCGCGCACATCCTCCTCGCTAAGCTCTATAAGAAGCCCATCGCCGCCTCACACGCCGACCGCTACCGCCGCCATGTCTCCTCCGAAGCCATGACCAAGCAGGCCGAGCACATTCGCCAGACCCGCGGGCGCAAGCGCATCACCCAACCCGAAGGCCACTACTACGACTTGAACGAGGTCTTCGAGAGCCTCAACACCCGCTTCTTCCACGGTCTCCTCGGCCGCCCGACCCTTACCTGGTCCGCCCACCACGCACGCCGCATGCTGGGCCACTACGACGCCGCCCACAACACCATCGTCGTCAGCCGCGTCTTCGACCGTCCCGATACCCCCCGCTGCGCGATCGAGTACCTGCTTTATCACGAGATGCTTCACCTCAAGCACCCCGTACGCGTCAAGGCCGGCCGTCGTTGCGTCCACTCCAAAGCCTTCCAGGCCGAGGAGCGCCTCTTCCCCGAACTGGAAGAGGCGAAGGCCTATCTGAAGCTCCTCTAA
- a CDS encoding SDR family NAD(P)-dependent oxidoreductase: MISELLDMPDTAGLLAFAEGLVQRYPGLNAVVHMAGIGRAERLTEGSDVATIHDTVSTNPLAPMVLTGALLPHLMKQAKATIITVTSGLAFTPLAMTPT; encoded by the coding sequence ATGATCTCCGAGCTGTTGGACATGCCGGATACGGCGGGACTATTGGCGTTTGCGGAGGGTCTTGTGCAGAGGTACCCGGGGTTGAACGCCGTGGTGCATATGGCAGGGATTGGAAGGGCGGAGAGGCTGACTGAGGGAAGCGATGTGGCAACCATCCATGACACGGTGTCGACGAACCCTCTGGCTCCCATGGTGCTGACCGGAGCGCTGCTGCCGCACCTGATGAAGCAGGCGAAGGCTACCATCATAACCGTGACTTCGGGGCTTGCGTTTACACCGCTGGCGATGACGCCGACCTAG
- the ileS gene encoding isoleucine--tRNA ligase has protein sequence MTEAPVKPNPDAPKPLKSTLNLPQTDFPMKAGLPVNEPIRLAAWEAQDLYTQIRLARAGSPKYILHDGPPYANGAIHLGHALNKCIKDFVVKTKTMAGFDAPYVPGWDCHGLPIEIKVDEQLGRKKLDMDPVAVRQACRAYADKYVDLQREQFKRLGVFGRWNNPYKTMSFPYEAAILETFYEFFESDFVYKGLKPVFWCIHDRTALAEAEVEYEQHTSPSIYVRYALTSDPAALDEAFAGRDDVYTIIWTTTPWTIPASQAVAFNPEMSYVALACTTGVYIVAEELLDSVVKACNLKSALAPEEPATAADVLVRLAGRQLEGTTYKHPFLDRQILGVTADYVTADQGTGAVHTAPAHGVDDFYTGKRYNLPEIQYVDNAGRQRNTNGQPFEDLTVFKSNPVITELLEKHGALLSATSFVHSYPHCWRCHNPVIVRATEQWFIAMETPMPATNVGAPHPASGMWDSTEAQGTTTFRQRALDEIKKVKWDPSWGEERISNMIATRPDWCISRQRIWGVPIAVFLCNKCDSPLRDPAINAKVVDLFREQGADAWYTHTPEQILPAGTACACGNADVTEFRKEMDILDVWFESGASWHAVLDIEPELSFPADLYTEGGDQHRGWFHSSLLNSVAIRGVAPYRMVATSGWTLDEQGRAFSKSLGNGVDPVDVAKRLGGEIIRLWVASVDFREDVVASESLMQRVSDNYRKLRNTLRFLLGNIHDFNPATDAVQDFAKLEPLDQYILARTAELDAKIRHAYDTFEFHRAYHALNEYVNTDLSALYLDVLKDRLYTFAPNAPARRSAQTALWRIAEALTRLVAPLLSFTADEVWELLPKIEGREASVHLALFPAMSEIIPGSVKALEEDWEQLLATRAQVLARLEGLRAAKIIGKSLEAIVTLPTQAAHLAKYASALPELFNVSEVEFSETEEIAVRASDQPKCERCWRYVSDVGTSNSYPTVCQRCAEALEAIAFAPYAVTTESNA, from the coding sequence ATGACCGAAGCACCTGTGAAGCCGAATCCAGACGCGCCAAAGCCTCTGAAGTCCACCCTGAATCTCCCCCAGACCGACTTCCCCATGAAGGCCGGCCTCCCCGTCAACGAGCCCATCCGACTCGCCGCGTGGGAAGCGCAGGACCTCTATACCCAGATTCGCCTCGCCCGCGCCGGGTCGCCCAAGTACATCCTCCACGACGGCCCCCCCTACGCCAACGGCGCCATCCACCTCGGCCATGCGCTCAACAAGTGCATCAAGGACTTCGTCGTCAAGACCAAGACCATGGCAGGCTTCGACGCCCCCTACGTCCCCGGTTGGGATTGCCACGGTCTGCCCATCGAGATCAAGGTGGACGAGCAACTGGGCCGCAAGAAGCTCGACATGGACCCCGTCGCCGTCCGTCAGGCATGCCGCGCCTACGCCGACAAATACGTCGACCTCCAGCGCGAGCAGTTCAAGCGCCTGGGCGTCTTCGGCCGCTGGAACAACCCCTACAAGACCATGTCATTCCCCTACGAAGCCGCCATCCTCGAGACCTTCTACGAGTTCTTCGAGTCCGACTTCGTCTACAAGGGCCTCAAGCCTGTCTTCTGGTGCATCCACGACCGCACCGCCCTGGCCGAAGCCGAGGTCGAGTACGAGCAGCACACCAGCCCCTCGATCTACGTCCGCTACGCACTCACGAGCGACCCCGCCGCCCTCGACGAAGCCTTCGCCGGTCGCGACGACGTCTACACCATCATCTGGACCACCACCCCCTGGACCATCCCGGCCTCGCAAGCCGTCGCCTTCAACCCGGAGATGAGCTACGTCGCGCTCGCCTGCACCACCGGCGTCTACATCGTCGCCGAAGAACTGCTCGACTCGGTCGTCAAGGCCTGCAACCTGAAGAGCGCCCTCGCACCCGAAGAGCCGGCCACCGCAGCCGATGTCCTCGTGCGCCTCGCCGGCCGACAGCTCGAAGGCACCACCTACAAACACCCCTTCCTCGACCGTCAGATTCTCGGTGTGACCGCCGACTATGTGACCGCCGACCAGGGCACCGGAGCCGTCCACACCGCGCCCGCCCACGGCGTCGACGATTTCTACACCGGCAAGCGCTACAACCTGCCGGAGATCCAGTACGTCGACAACGCAGGCCGCCAGCGCAATACGAACGGCCAGCCCTTCGAAGACCTCACCGTCTTCAAGTCCAACCCCGTCATCACCGAGCTCCTCGAAAAGCACGGAGCCCTGCTCAGCGCGACCAGCTTCGTCCACTCCTACCCGCACTGCTGGCGCTGCCACAACCCCGTCATCGTCCGCGCCACCGAGCAGTGGTTCATCGCCATGGAAACCCCCATGCCCGCCACAAACGTGGGTGCCCCACATCCCGCTTCTGGGATGTGGGATTCCACCGAAGCTCAAGGCACAACCACCTTCCGCCAGCGCGCGCTCGACGAGATCAAGAAGGTAAAGTGGGATCCGTCCTGGGGCGAAGAGCGCATCTCCAACATGATCGCCACCCGCCCCGACTGGTGCATCTCCCGCCAGCGCATCTGGGGCGTGCCCATCGCCGTCTTCCTCTGCAACAAGTGCGATAGCCCCCTGCGCGACCCCGCGATCAACGCCAAGGTCGTCGACCTCTTCCGCGAACAGGGCGCCGACGCCTGGTACACCCACACCCCTGAGCAGATCCTGCCCGCCGGAACCGCCTGCGCCTGCGGCAACGCCGACGTAACCGAGTTCCGCAAGGAGATGGACATCCTCGACGTCTGGTTCGAGTCCGGTGCAAGCTGGCACGCGGTCCTCGACATCGAGCCCGAGCTCTCCTTCCCCGCTGACCTCTATACCGAAGGCGGCGATCAGCACCGCGGCTGGTTCCACTCCTCCCTGCTCAACTCCGTGGCGATCCGCGGCGTCGCGCCCTACCGCATGGTCGCAACCTCCGGCTGGACCCTCGACGAGCAGGGCCGCGCCTTCTCGAAGTCCCTCGGCAACGGCGTCGACCCAGTCGATGTCGCCAAGCGCCTGGGCGGCGAGATCATCCGTCTCTGGGTCGCATCCGTCGACTTCCGCGAAGACGTAGTCGCCTCGGAGTCCCTGATGCAGCGCGTCTCGGACAACTACCGCAAGCTGCGCAATACGCTGCGCTTCCTGCTCGGAAACATCCACGACTTCAACCCGGCCACGGACGCCGTGCAGGACTTCGCGAAGCTCGAACCGCTCGACCAGTACATCCTGGCCCGCACCGCTGAGCTCGACGCGAAAATCCGACACGCCTACGACACCTTCGAGTTCCACCGCGCCTATCACGCCCTTAATGAGTACGTGAATACGGACCTTTCCGCGCTTTACCTCGACGTGCTCAAGGATCGGCTCTACACCTTCGCCCCCAATGCCCCCGCCCGCCGCAGCGCGCAGACAGCCCTGTGGCGCATCGCCGAGGCCCTCACCCGCCTCGTGGCCCCGCTCCTCAGCTTCACCGCGGATGAGGTGTGGGAATTGCTCCCGAAGATAGAAGGCCGCGAAGCCAGCGTTCACCTCGCCCTCTTCCCTGCCATGTCGGAGATCATCCCCGGCAGCGTCAAGGCCCTCGAAGAGGACTGGGAACAGCTCCTCGCCACACGCGCACAGGTGCTCGCCAGGCTCGAAGGCCTGCGCGCTGCCAAGATCATCGGCAAATCCCTCGAAGCCATCGTCACGCTTCCCACCCAGGCAGCACACCTGGCAAAGTACGCCTCAGCGCTGCCGGAACTCTTCAACGTCTCCGAGGTGGAATTCTCCGAAACCGAGGAGATCGCTGTTCGCGCCTCCGATCAGCCCAAGTGCGAACGCTGCTGGCGCTACGTCTCCGACGTAGGCACCTCCAACAGTTATCCCACCGTCTGCCAGCGCTGCGCCGAAGCCCTCGAAGCCATCGCCTTCGCTCCCTACGCCGTAACCACGGAGTCCAACGCCTAA